A genome region from Penicillium psychrofluorescens genome assembly, chromosome: 3 includes the following:
- a CDS encoding uncharacterized protein (ID:PFLUO_005148-T1.cds;~source:funannotate) codes for MRMTWTPEPPPLEKCFETLNTALELGANFWNGGELYGTPEYNSLHLLNKYFTKYPENADKVVLSIKGGLKSGQMVPDGSEENIRRSVDECLRLLDGKKKVDIFECARQDPNTTVEQTVSVLAQCVKEGKIGGIGLSEVDAATIRRAAKVHPIAAVEVELSLWSTDILENDVAKACAELNIPVIAYSPLGRGVFAGAVKSTSDIPEGDFRRQMSRFQDQAFQSNLKLINKVESLATQKGVAPSQLALAWVHGLSGKPGMPTIIPIPGGTTKDKVTQNLQGVKSLTDAEMAEVDGILKENKVIGARY; via the exons ATGA GAATGACCTGGACCCCGGAACCGCCTCCCCTGGAAAAGTGCTTTGAGACCCTTAACAcggcgctggagctgggcgcaAACTTTTGGAACGGCGGCGAGCTGTACGGCACACCGGAGTACAATTCGCTCCACCTGCTGAACAAGTACTTTACCAAGTATCCGGAGAATGCGGACAAGGTGGTGTTAAGCATCAAGGGTGGCTTGAAATCCGGCCAGATGGTTCCCGATGGATCGGAGGAGAACATTCGTCGCAGCGTGGATGAGTGCCTGcgtctgctggatggcaagaagaaggtcgatATCTTTGAGTGTGCGCGACAAGATCCCAACACCACCGTGGAGCAGACGGTGTCAGTCCTGGCCCAGTGCGTgaaggagggcaagatcgGTGGAATCGGATTGAGCGAGGTCGATGCGGCTACCATCAGGCGCGC CGCAAAGGTACACCCCATCGCCGCTGTCGAGGTGGAGCTGTCTCTGTGGTCGACCGATATCCTCGAGAACGACGTCGCCAAAGCCTGCGCCGAGCTCAACATTCCCGTCATTGCCTACTCCCCGCTGGGCCGAGGTGtcttcgccggcgccgtgAAGTCTACGAGTGACATTCCCGAGGGCGATTTCCGCCGTCAGATGTCTCGTTTCCAGGATCAAGCCTTCCAGAGCAACCTGAAGCTAATCAACAAGGTTGAAAGCCTCGCGACTCAGAAAGGCGTTGCTCCCTCCCAACTCGCCTTGGCCTGGGTTCACGGCCTGAGCGGCAAGCCTGGGATGcccaccatcatccccattCCTGGCGGTACTACCAAGGACAAGGTCACTCAGAACTTGCAAGGTGTCAAGTCACTGACCGATGCAGAGATGGCAGAGGTCGATGGCatcttgaaggagaacaaggtgATTGGGGCCCGCTATTGA
- a CDS encoding uncharacterized protein (ID:PFLUO_005149-T1.cds;~source:funannotate) encodes MASREASPLSTADEVESSDHESVKQESRAHSPSASNMPPSKRRRTGVASWDRQTPLSSVQDEMPPPTSPTASISSDSSGDIPNSPSLQAVLGNNQDEEYSGQNNDQITICRWDGCSAGDLGNMDGLVQHIHNEHIGSRQKRYSCEWTDCSRKGQTHASAYALRAHMRSHTREKPFYCTLPECDRNFTRSDALTKHMRSVHETDGPRTADSKGQPSTPASKLQRIRLKLTHPPKEPAAEQPEHNNEPSTITASTINHAVGESSDLDEMTMPEFTPDLGFDDHELSMHPRDLYRLLRRQISWAEKEAAQLQSEWEQIRPQRERAWEEKEVIVDDVIEGELRLFSAIVGTTTDISIPTGPAATLSNSLDKLQQQQHQFKEQQRQQGIKPAGVA; translated from the exons ATGGCCTCGAGAGAAGCCTCTCCACTGTCCACcgcggacgaggtcgagtcCTCCGACCACGAGTCCGTCAAGCAGGAGAGTCGCGCGCACTCCCCTTCGGCCTCGAACATGCCGCCCTCCAAACGCCGTCGCACCGGAGTAGCCTCATGGGACCGCCAGACGCCACTGTCATCCGTGCAGGACGAGATGCCACCTCCAACCTCGCCCACCGCCTCGATTTCCTCCGATTCCTCGGGCGACATCCCCAACTCGCCCAGCCTGCAGGCCGTGCTCGGCAACAACCAGGACGAGGAGTACAGCGGCCAGAACAACGACCAGATCACCATCTGTCGGTGGGACGGATGTAGCGCCGGCGATCTGGGCAACATGGATGGACTGGTGCAGCACATCCACAACGAGCACATCGGCAGCCGGCAGAAGCGGTACTCGTGCGAGTGGACCGATTGCAGCCGGAAGGGTCAAACGCACGCCAGTGCGTATGCTCTGCGCGCTCATATGAGGAGTCATACCCGCGAGAAGCCGTTTTACTGCACTTTGCCTG AATGTGACCGCAACTTCACTCGCTCCGACGCTCTAACCAAACACATGCGCTCTGTCCATGAGACCGACGGCCCGCGCACGGCTGACTCCAAGGGCCAACCGAGCACCCCGGCCTCGAAGCTGCAGCGCATCCGTCTGAAGCTCACCCACCCGCCCAAGGAACCCGCGGCTGAGCAGCCCGAGCACAACAACGAGCCCAGCACAATCACTGCTTCTACAATAAACCATGCTGTCGGCGAGTCATCCGACCTCGATGAGATGACCATGCCCGAGTTCACTCCAGACCTCGGCTTCGATGACCACGAACTCTCCATGCACCCGCGCGACCTGTACCGTCTCCTGCGACGGCAAATTTCCTGGGCTGAGAAAGAGGCTGCGCAACTGCAGTCAGAGTGGGAGCAGATCCGGCCGCAGCGAGAACGCGCctgggaggagaaggaggttATCGTTGACGACGTGATTGAGGGCGAGCTCAGGCTATTCAGCGCCATTGTTGGCACCACTACCGACATCAGTATTCCGACTGGTCCTGCAGCCACTCTCTCCAATAGTCTGGACAAATtgcagcaacaacaacaccaatTTAAAGAacagcagcgacagcaaGGGATCAAGCCGGCCGGAGTAGCTTGA